AAAATTTCTATCAGACATTGAAAGAACGGGGATTTATCGAACAGGTAACCGATCCTGAAGAGATGGAAGCCCTTTTTGAACAAAAGATCCTGTCGGCCTATATCGGGTTTGATCCCACGGCGGAGAGCTTGCACGTGGGCAGTCTGATCCCCATCATGGCCCTGGCCCATTTTCAACAACACGCCCATCGTCCGATCGCCCTGGTGGGCGGTGGAACGGCTTTAATCGGGGACCCCAGCGGTAAAAAAGAGATGCGTCCGGTGTTGAGCCATGAAGAAATACGGCATAACGCCGAAGGGCTGAAAAAACAACTGGCCCGTTATATGATCCTGGACGGTCCTTCCGGAATACTGTTAAACAACGTGGACTGGCTGGCCCCTTTAAATTATATTGAATTTCTGCGGGATATCGGCCGCCACTTCAGCGTGAACCGGATGTTGACGGCCGAGTCGGTCAGGCAGCGCCTGGAAACCGGATTATCCTTTATCGAATTCAACTATCAGTTACTCCAGGCCTATGATTTCTTTCATCTCTATTCCCATGAGGGCTGTTTACTTCAAATGGGCGGATCGGATCAATGGGGGAATATCGTGGCCGGCATCGATCTGATCCGACGGATGAAAGGTGGGAAGGCTTATGGTTTGACTTTCCCTTTAATTGTCACCAGTTCCGGCGAGAAGATGGGAAAAACCGCCAAGGGAGCGGTCTGGTTGGATTCTGAAAAGACCAGTCCCTATGAATATTATCAGTTTTGGATCAATACCGAAGACCGGGATGTGGGACGATTTTTGGCTTTATTTACCTTTCTGCCGATGGATAAGGTTCGGGAACTCGCTCAGAAGGAAGGGGCCGAGC
Above is a window of Deltaproteobacteria bacterium DNA encoding:
- a CDS encoding tyrosine--tRNA ligase, which translates into the protein MKNFYQTLKERGFIEQVTDPEEMEALFEQKILSAYIGFDPTAESLHVGSLIPIMALAHFQQHAHRPIALVGGGTALIGDPSGKKEMRPVLSHEEIRHNAEGLKKQLARYMILDGPSGILLNNVDWLAPLNYIEFLRDIGRHFSVNRMLTAESVRQRLETGLSFIEFNYQLLQAYDFFHLYSHEGCLLQMGGSDQWGNIVAGIDLIRRMKGGKAYGLTFPLIVTSSGEKMGKTAKGAVWLDSEKTSPYEYYQFWINTEDRDVGRFLALFTFLPMDKVRELAQKEGAELRGAKEILALEATAITHGRAEAEKARETSHNLFYGQGLETGAVGTTSLPREKLVQGIEAYLLLVEAGICKTRGEARRLIAQGGVTLNDQRASSFDQKVYLQQLQDNTLLLKIGKKRFHKIIFS